A window from Citrobacter amalonaticus encodes these proteins:
- a CDS encoding MFS transporter: MSQNITNPATLRLPFKEKLAYGMGDLGSNILLDIGTLYLLKFYTDVLGLPGTYGGIIFLIAKFFTAFTDMGTGIMLDSRRKIGPKGKFRPFVMYAAFPVTLLAIANFVGTPFEITGKTVMATVLFMLYGLFFSMMNCSYGAMVPAITKNPDERASLAAWRQGGATLGLLLCTVGFVPVMNLIEGNSQLGYIFAATLFSLFGLFFMWCCYAGVKERYVEVKPVDAAQKPGLLQSFRAIAGNRPLFILCIANLCTLGAFNVKLAIQVYYTQYVLNDPILLSWMGFFSMGCIFIGVFLMPGMVRRFGKKKVYIGGLLIWVAGDLLNYLFGGGSVSFVAFSCLAFFGSAFVNSLNWALVSDTVEYGEWRTGVRSEGTVYTGFTFFRKVSQALAGFFPGWMLTQIGYVPNVVQSAGTVEGLRQLIFIYPCALAVVTIIAMGCFYNLNEKMYIRIVGEIEARKQTI, from the coding sequence ATGAGTCAAAACATAACCAACCCGGCAACCCTACGCTTGCCCTTTAAGGAAAAACTCGCCTACGGGATGGGTGATTTAGGTTCCAATATTCTTCTGGATATCGGTACGCTCTATTTACTGAAGTTTTATACCGATGTTCTCGGTTTACCGGGCACCTATGGCGGTATCATTTTTCTTATTGCCAAGTTTTTTACCGCGTTTACCGATATGGGAACCGGTATTATGCTCGATTCACGACGTAAAATCGGTCCAAAAGGTAAATTCCGTCCTTTTGTTATGTACGCTGCGTTTCCGGTGACCCTGCTGGCTATCGCTAACTTTGTCGGTACACCGTTTGAAATCACCGGAAAAACGGTCATGGCGACCGTCCTGTTTATGCTCTACGGGCTGTTCTTCAGCATGATGAACTGTTCCTATGGCGCAATGGTGCCCGCCATCACCAAAAACCCGGACGAACGCGCCTCGCTCGCCGCCTGGCGGCAGGGTGGCGCGACGCTTGGCCTGCTGCTGTGCACCGTCGGTTTTGTGCCGGTCATGAACCTGATCGAAGGCAATTCGCAACTGGGGTATATCTTCGCCGCGACGCTGTTCTCGCTGTTCGGGTTGTTCTTTATGTGGTGCTGCTATGCCGGGGTGAAAGAGCGCTATGTCGAAGTGAAACCTGTCGACGCGGCGCAAAAACCGGGATTATTGCAGTCCTTTCGTGCCATCGCCGGTAACCGTCCGCTTTTCATCCTGTGTATTGCCAATCTCTGCACGCTCGGCGCATTTAACGTCAAGCTGGCGATCCAGGTTTATTACACCCAGTACGTGCTGAACGATCCGATTTTGCTGTCGTGGATGGGCTTTTTCAGCATGGGCTGTATCTTCATCGGCGTCTTTTTAATGCCGGGGATGGTGCGTCGCTTTGGCAAGAAAAAGGTCTATATCGGTGGCCTGCTGATCTGGGTTGCAGGCGATCTCCTCAACTACCTCTTCGGCGGAGGCTCGGTCAGTTTTGTCGCGTTCTCCTGCCTGGCATTCTTCGGCTCTGCGTTTGTGAACAGCCTGAACTGGGCGCTGGTTTCCGACACGGTGGAATACGGCGAATGGCGAACTGGCGTGCGTTCTGAAGGGACGGTTTACACCGGTTTTACGTTCTTCCGTAAGGTTTCACAGGCGCTGGCCGGCTTCTTCCCGGGATGGATGCTGACCCAAATTGGCTATGTGCCTAACGTGGTGCAATCGGCGGGAACGGTCGAGGGGTTACGGCAGCTGATCTTTATTTATCCCTGTGCGCTGGCGGTCGTCACCATCATTGCAATGGGCTGTTTCTACAATCTCAACGAAAAAATGTATATCCGTATCGTTGGCGAAATCGAAGCCCGTAAACAAACGATTTAA
- a CDS encoding MFS transporter translates to MSDHDPLTLKLSLREKCAYGIGDFGSNLMLCIGTLYLLKFYTDVLGMPAYYGGIIFLVAKFFTAFTDILTGVLLDSRRNIGVMGKFRPFILYASFPVALVASAQFFATDFTLTVKTTLATLLFMLFGLFYSLMNCSYGAMVPAITKNPHERAQLAAWRQGGATIGLLLCTVGFMPIQALFTRSPSLGYLIAALIFSVCGLFSMWWCFRGVKERYIEIVPDHHKPGILKSFCAIFRNPPLLVLCIANLCTLAAFNIKLAIQVYYTQYVLNDIHLLSWMGFFSMGCILAGVLLVPMTVRRFGKKQVYLGGLTLWAVGDILNFFWGGTSFLFVTFSCVAFFGTAFVNSLNWALVPDTVDYGEWKTGIRAEGSVYTGYTFSRKISAALAGFLPGMMLTQIGYIPNIAQSDATLLGLRQLIFLWPCGLAIIAALTMGFFYKLNEARFAFIIEEINQRKKNNTRSDVTNNNKNIATVNL, encoded by the coding sequence ATGTCTGACCATGATCCGCTAACGCTGAAACTGAGCCTGCGTGAGAAGTGCGCCTACGGCATAGGTGATTTTGGCTCAAACCTGATGCTGTGTATCGGGACGCTGTATCTGCTTAAGTTTTATACCGATGTGCTGGGGATGCCTGCGTATTACGGCGGCATAATCTTCCTGGTGGCGAAGTTCTTTACTGCCTTTACCGATATATTAACCGGTGTATTGCTGGATTCACGCCGTAATATTGGTGTAATGGGTAAATTCCGCCCCTTCATACTTTATGCCTCTTTTCCCGTGGCGCTGGTTGCCAGCGCGCAGTTCTTTGCCACGGACTTTACCTTAACGGTGAAGACGACGCTGGCCACCCTCCTGTTTATGCTGTTTGGTTTGTTTTATAGCCTTATGAACTGCTCTTATGGTGCAATGGTGCCAGCTATCACCAAAAACCCGCACGAACGCGCCCAGCTTGCCGCCTGGCGCCAGGGCGGCGCAACCATTGGTCTGCTGCTGTGTACCGTCGGCTTTATGCCGATTCAGGCGTTGTTTACCCGTTCGCCATCGTTGGGCTATTTAATTGCCGCGCTGATTTTCTCCGTGTGCGGACTGTTCAGTATGTGGTGGTGTTTCCGTGGCGTTAAGGAACGTTACATCGAAATCGTGCCAGATCACCATAAGCCTGGCATTCTCAAGTCGTTCTGCGCGATTTTCCGCAACCCACCTCTGTTAGTGCTGTGTATTGCCAATCTGTGTACGCTGGCAGCGTTCAACATCAAACTGGCGATCCAGGTCTATTACACACAGTACGTTCTGAACGATATCCATTTGCTCTCATGGATGGGCTTCTTCAGCATGGGGTGCATTCTGGCAGGTGTACTGTTAGTACCCATGACCGTAAGGCGTTTCGGTAAAAAACAGGTTTATCTCGGAGGGCTAACACTCTGGGCAGTTGGGGATATCCTGAATTTCTTTTGGGGCGGAACCTCCTTTTTATTCGTCACCTTTTCTTGTGTAGCCTTCTTCGGTACCGCCTTCGTGAACAGCCTGAACTGGGCACTGGTGCCGGATACCGTGGATTACGGCGAATGGAAAACGGGGATTCGCGCAGAAGGTTCCGTCTATACCGGATATACCTTTTCGCGCAAGATTTCCGCTGCGTTGGCGGGGTTCCTGCCCGGAATGATGTTGACCCAGATTGGTTATATCCCCAACATCGCGCAAAGCGACGCGACCTTACTGGGATTACGCCAGTTAATTTTTCTCTGGCCCTGTGGTCTGGCGATTATTGCTGCACTGACCATGGGTTTCTTTTATAAGCTTAACGAGGCGCGTTTCGCTTTTATTATTGAGGAAATAAATCAACGAAAAAAGAACAACACTCGTTCTGACGTAACCAATAACAATAAAAACATCGCTACTGTAAATCTTTAA
- the ompL gene encoding porin OmpL produces the protein MKTLHTLILLSSVISTSVVAGAYVENREAYNLASDQQEIMLRVGYNFDMGAGIMLTNTYTLQREDELKHGYNEIEGWYPLFKPTDRLTIQPGGLITDKSIGSSGAVYLDVNYKFTPWFNLTVRNRYNHNNYSSVDLNGDRDNNDTYEIGNYWNFIITDKFSYTFEPHYFMRVNDFNSSNGKDHHWEITNTFRYRINQNWLPYFELRWLDRNVEPYHREQNQIRVGVKYFF, from the coding sequence ATGAAAACATTACATACTCTCATTCTGTTATCTTCAGTGATATCCACCTCTGTAGTTGCTGGCGCTTATGTCGAAAACCGGGAGGCGTATAATCTGGCATCCGATCAACAAGAGATCATGCTGCGCGTTGGCTATAACTTTGACATGGGTGCGGGCATTATGCTCACTAATACCTATACGCTCCAGCGTGAAGACGAGTTAAAACACGGCTATAACGAGATCGAGGGCTGGTATCCGCTCTTCAAACCCACGGATAGATTAACGATCCAACCTGGCGGGTTGATTACCGACAAGAGTATTGGCTCCAGCGGCGCGGTGTATCTGGACGTGAATTACAAGTTTACACCGTGGTTTAATCTGACGGTGCGTAACCGCTACAACCATAATAATTACAGCTCGGTCGATTTAAATGGCGATCGGGATAATAATGATACCTATGAGATCGGCAACTACTGGAACTTTATTATTACCGATAAATTCTCGTATACCTTTGAACCCCACTATTTTATGCGGGTGAATGATTTTAATAGCAGCAATGGCAAGGATCATCACTGGGAAATTACGAATACCTTCCGTTATCGGATCAACCAGAACTGGCTGCCCTACTTCGAACTGCGCTGGCTGGACCGGAACGTAGAACCCTATCACCGCGAACAAAATCAGATTCGCGTTGGGGTTAAATATTTCTTCTGA
- the typA gene encoding ribosome-dependent GTPase TypA, whose translation MIENLRNIAIIAHVDHGKTTLVDKLLQQSGTFDSRAETQERVMDSNDLEKERGITILAKNTAIKWNDYRINIVDTPGHADFGGEVERVMSMVDSVLLVVDAFDGPMPQTRFVTKKAFAHGLKPIVVINKVDRPGARPDWVVDQVFDLFVNLDATDEQLDFPIIYASALNGIAGLDHEDMAEDMTPLYQAIVDHVPAPDVDLDGPFQMQISQLDYNNYVGVIGIGRIKRGKVKPNQQITIVDSEGKTRNGKVGKVLTHLGLERIDSDLAEAGDIIAITGLGELNISDTICDPQNVEALPALSVDEPTVTMFFNVNTSPFCGKEGKYVTSRQILDRLNKELVHNVALRVEETEDADAFRVSGRGELHLSVLIENMRREGFEMAVSRPKVIFREIDGRKQEPFENVTLDVEEQHQGSVMQALGERKGDLKNMNPDGKGRVRLDYVIPSRGLIGFRSEFMTMTSGTGLLYSTFSHYDDVRPGEVGQRQNGVLISNGQGKAVAFALFSLQDRGKLFLGHGAEVYEGQIIGIHSRSNDLTVNCLTGKKLTNMRASGTDEATVLVPPVKMTLEQALEFIDDDELVEVTPQSIRIRKRHLTENDRRRANRGPKED comes from the coding sequence GTGATCGAAAATTTGCGTAACATCGCCATCATCGCGCACGTCGACCATGGTAAAACTACCCTGGTTGATAAGCTGCTGCAGCAATCCGGTACGTTCGACTCTCGTGCCGAAACTCAAGAGCGTGTGATGGACTCCAACGATTTGGAGAAAGAGCGTGGGATTACCATCCTCGCGAAAAACACCGCTATCAAATGGAATGATTATCGTATCAACATCGTTGATACCCCTGGGCACGCAGACTTCGGTGGTGAAGTTGAGCGTGTCATGTCCATGGTTGACTCTGTGCTGCTGGTGGTTGACGCATTTGACGGCCCAATGCCGCAGACGCGCTTCGTGACCAAAAAAGCCTTTGCGCATGGCCTGAAGCCGATCGTGGTCATCAACAAAGTTGACCGTCCTGGCGCGCGTCCGGACTGGGTTGTCGATCAGGTATTTGACCTGTTTGTGAACCTCGACGCGACCGACGAACAGCTGGATTTCCCGATCATCTACGCTTCTGCGCTGAACGGTATTGCTGGTCTGGATCACGAAGATATGGCGGAAGACATGACCCCGCTGTATCAGGCGATTGTCGACCACGTACCTGCGCCGGACGTTGACCTTGATGGTCCGTTCCAGATGCAGATCTCTCAGCTGGACTACAACAACTACGTTGGCGTTATCGGTATCGGCCGCATCAAACGCGGTAAAGTGAAGCCGAACCAGCAGATTACTATCGTGGATAGCGAAGGCAAAACTCGCAACGGTAAAGTCGGTAAAGTCCTGACTCACCTGGGTCTGGAGCGTATCGATAGCGATCTGGCAGAAGCAGGCGACATCATCGCGATCACCGGTCTGGGCGAGCTGAACATCTCTGACACCATCTGCGATCCGCAGAATGTGGAAGCGCTGCCGGCACTGTCTGTTGATGAACCGACCGTCACCATGTTCTTCAACGTCAACACCTCTCCGTTCTGTGGCAAAGAAGGTAAATACGTTACCTCTCGTCAGATCCTTGACCGCCTGAACAAAGAGCTGGTGCACAACGTTGCACTGCGTGTTGAAGAAACTGAAGATGCGGACGCGTTCCGTGTATCCGGTCGTGGTGAGCTGCACCTGTCTGTTCTGATCGAAAACATGCGTCGTGAAGGTTTCGAAATGGCGGTTTCCCGTCCGAAAGTTATCTTCCGCGAAATCGATGGTCGTAAACAAGAGCCGTTCGAGAACGTGACGCTGGACGTTGAAGAGCAGCACCAGGGTTCTGTCATGCAGGCACTGGGCGAGCGTAAAGGCGACCTGAAAAATATGAATCCAGATGGCAAAGGCCGCGTACGTCTCGACTACGTGATTCCAAGCCGTGGTCTGATCGGCTTCCGTTCAGAATTCATGACCATGACCTCCGGTACCGGTCTGCTGTACTCCACCTTCAGCCACTACGACGACGTACGTCCGGGTGAAGTGGGTCAGCGCCAGAACGGCGTACTGATCTCCAACGGTCAGGGTAAAGCGGTTGCGTTTGCACTGTTCAGCCTGCAGGACCGCGGTAAGCTGTTCCTGGGTCACGGTGCTGAAGTGTACGAAGGCCAGATCATCGGTATTCATAGCCGTTCTAACGACCTGACGGTAAACTGCCTGACCGGTAAGAAACTGACCAACATGCGTGCTTCCGGTACTGACGAAGCCACGGTTCTGGTTCCGCCGGTTAAGATGACTCTGGAACAAGCTCTGGAGTTCATCGATGACGACGAACTGGTAGAAGTGACGCCGCAGTCTATCCGTATTCGTAAACGTCACCTGACGGAAAACGATCGCCGCCGCGCGAACCGTGGTCCGAAAGAAGATTAA
- the glnA gene encoding glutamate--ammonia ligase encodes MSAEHVLTMLNEHEVKFVDLRFTDTKGKEQHVTIPAHQVNAEFFEEGKMFDGSSIGGWKGINESDMVLMPDASTAVIDPFFADSTLIIRCDILEPGTLQGYDRDPRSIAKRAEEYLRSTGIADTVLFGPEPEFFLFDDIRFGASISGSHVAIDDIEGAWNSSTQYEGGNKGHRPAVKGGYFPVPPVDSAQDIRSEMCLVMEQMGLVVEAHHHEVATAGQNEVATRFNTMTKKADEIQIYKYVVHNVAHRFGKTATFMPKPMFGDNGSGMHCHMSLSKNGTNLFSGDKYAGLSEQALYYIGGVIKHAKAINALANPTTNSYKRLVPGYEAPVMLAYSARNRSASIRIPVVASPKARRIEVRFPDPAANPYLCFAALLMAGLDGIKNKIHPGEAMDKNLYDLPPEEAKEIPQVAGSLEEALNELNLDREFLKAGGVFTDEAIDAYIALRIEENDRVRMTPHPVEFELYYSV; translated from the coding sequence ATGTCCGCTGAACACGTTTTGACGATGCTGAATGAGCACGAAGTGAAGTTTGTTGATTTGCGCTTCACTGATACCAAAGGTAAAGAACAGCACGTCACGATTCCTGCTCATCAGGTAAATGCCGAATTCTTCGAAGAAGGCAAAATGTTTGACGGCTCTTCGATTGGTGGCTGGAAAGGCATCAATGAATCCGACATGGTGCTGATGCCGGATGCTTCTACCGCAGTCATCGACCCGTTCTTCGCGGATTCTACGCTGATCATCCGTTGTGACATCCTGGAACCTGGTACCCTGCAAGGCTATGATCGCGACCCGCGCTCTATCGCCAAGCGTGCTGAAGAATACCTGCGCTCCACCGGCATCGCGGATACCGTTCTGTTTGGGCCAGAACCAGAATTCTTCCTGTTTGACGATATCCGTTTCGGCGCGTCAATTTCCGGTTCTCACGTGGCTATCGATGACATCGAAGGTGCCTGGAACTCCTCCACCCAGTACGAAGGTGGTAACAAAGGTCACCGTCCGGCAGTAAAAGGCGGCTACTTCCCGGTTCCACCAGTAGATTCTGCTCAGGACATCCGTTCTGAAATGTGTCTGGTGATGGAGCAAATGGGCCTGGTCGTTGAAGCTCACCACCATGAAGTGGCCACTGCGGGTCAGAACGAAGTGGCAACCCGCTTCAACACCATGACCAAAAAAGCGGACGAAATTCAGATCTACAAATATGTGGTACACAACGTCGCTCACCGCTTCGGCAAAACCGCGACCTTTATGCCAAAACCGATGTTCGGCGATAACGGTTCCGGTATGCACTGCCACATGTCCCTGTCCAAGAACGGTACCAACCTGTTCTCTGGCGACAAATATGCGGGCCTGTCTGAGCAAGCGCTGTACTACATCGGCGGCGTAATCAAACACGCTAAAGCGATTAACGCCCTTGCGAACCCGACCACCAACTCATACAAGCGTCTGGTCCCGGGCTACGAAGCACCGGTTATGCTGGCTTACTCTGCCCGTAACCGTTCTGCCTCTATCCGTATTCCAGTGGTCGCGTCTCCAAAAGCACGTCGTATCGAAGTCCGTTTCCCGGATCCGGCAGCGAACCCGTACCTGTGCTTTGCAGCACTGCTGATGGCCGGTCTTGACGGCATTAAGAACAAGATCCACCCTGGCGAAGCCATGGACAAAAACCTGTACGACCTGCCGCCGGAAGAAGCGAAAGAGATCCCACAGGTTGCAGGTTCTCTGGAAGAAGCACTGAACGAGCTGAACCTGGATCGCGAGTTCCTGAAAGCGGGCGGCGTGTTCACTGATGAAGCTATCGATGCTTACATCGCGCTGCGTATTGAAGAAAACGACCGCGTACGCATGACGCCGCACCCGGTAGAGTTTGAGCTGTACTACAGCGTTTAA
- the glnL gene encoding nitrogen regulation protein NR(II), with product MATGTLPDAGQILNSLINSILLVDDELAVHYANPAAQQLLAQSSRKLFGTPLPELLSYFSLNIELMRESLEAGQGFTDNEVTLVIDGRSHILSLTAQRLPDGQILLEMAPMDNQRRLSQEQLQHAQQVAARDLVRGLAHEIKNPLGGLRGAAQLLSKALPDPALLEYTKVIIEQADRLRNLVDRLLGPQMPGTHVTESIHKVAERVVALVSMELPANVTLVRDYDPSLPELPHDPEQIEQVLLNIVRNALQALGADGGEIVLRTRTAFQLTLHGERYRLAARIDVEDNGPGIPSHLQDTLFYPMVSGREGGTGLGLSIARNLIDQHSGKIEFTSWPGHTEFSVYLPIRK from the coding sequence ATGGCAACAGGCACGCTGCCCGATGCTGGGCAGATCCTCAATTCTTTAATCAACAGCATCTTACTGGTCGACGATGAGCTGGCGGTGCATTACGCCAACCCGGCCGCGCAGCAGTTACTCGCCCAAAGCTCCCGCAAACTGTTTGGTACGCCGCTTCCTGAACTCCTGAGCTATTTTTCTTTGAATATCGAACTGATGCGTGAAAGCTTAGAGGCGGGACAAGGGTTTACCGACAATGAGGTCACGTTGGTGATTGATGGGCGTTCACACATTCTGTCGCTCACCGCGCAGCGTTTGCCAGACGGCCAGATCCTGCTCGAAATGGCGCCGATGGATAATCAGCGCCGCCTGAGCCAGGAGCAGCTACAGCACGCTCAGCAGGTCGCTGCGCGCGATCTGGTGCGAGGACTGGCACACGAGATTAAAAACCCGCTCGGTGGCTTACGCGGCGCTGCACAGCTATTAAGTAAAGCCCTGCCCGACCCGGCGCTGCTGGAATACACCAAAGTCATTATTGAACAGGCTGATCGACTGCGTAATCTGGTCGACAGGCTGTTGGGCCCGCAGATGCCGGGAACGCATGTCACGGAAAGCATTCATAAGGTGGCAGAGCGCGTGGTGGCGCTGGTTTCTATGGAATTACCGGCCAACGTCACGCTGGTCCGCGATTACGATCCCAGCCTACCGGAATTGCCGCACGACCCGGAACAGATCGAGCAGGTGTTGTTGAATATTGTCCGTAATGCATTGCAGGCTCTGGGGGCAGACGGTGGGGAGATTGTGCTACGTACCCGTACCGCGTTCCAGCTCACGCTGCACGGCGAGCGCTATCGCCTGGCGGCGCGTATCGACGTCGAAGATAACGGACCGGGGATTCCTTCCCACTTACAGGATACGCTGTTTTACCCCATGGTCAGCGGCCGCGAAGGCGGCACCGGGCTGGGATTATCCATCGCCCGTAATTTGATCGATCAGCATTCCGGCAAAATTGAATTTACCAGTTGGCCAGGCCATACCGAGTTCTCGGTTTATCTGCCGATTCGGAAATAG
- the glnG gene encoding nitrogen regulation protein NR(I) codes for MQRGIVWVVDDDSSIRWVLERALAGAGLSCTTFENGNDVLGALASKTPDVLLSDIRMPGMDGLALLKQIKQRHPMLPVIIMTAHSDLDAAVSAYQQGAFDYLPKPFDIDEAVALVERAISHYQEQQQPRNIQINGPTTDIIGEAPAMQDVFRIIGRLSRSSISVLINGESGTGKELVAHALHRHSPRAKAPFIALNMAAIPKDLIESELFGHEKGAFTGANTIRQGRFEQADGGTLFLDEIGDMPLDVQTRLLRVLADGQFYRVGGYAPVKVDVRIIAATHQNLELRVQEGKFREDLFHRLNVIRVHLPPLRERREDIPRLARHFLQVAARELGVEAKLLHPETEAALTRLAWPGNVRQLENTCRWLTVMAAGQEVLIQDLPAELFEATAPESPSHLQPDSWATLLAQWADRALRSGHQNLLSEAQPEMERTLLTTALRHTQGHKQEAARLLGWGRNTLTRKLKELGME; via the coding sequence ATGCAACGAGGGATAGTCTGGGTAGTCGATGACGATAGTTCCATCCGTTGGGTGCTTGAACGTGCTCTCGCCGGGGCGGGTCTGAGTTGTACGACCTTTGAAAACGGCAACGACGTGCTGGGCGCGCTGGCGAGCAAAACGCCGGACGTACTGTTGTCCGACATTCGCATGCCGGGGATGGACGGACTGGCGCTGTTAAAACAGATTAAACAGCGTCATCCAATGCTGCCGGTCATCATAATGACTGCGCATTCCGATCTGGATGCTGCCGTCAGCGCCTATCAGCAAGGGGCGTTTGATTATCTGCCGAAACCCTTTGATATCGATGAAGCGGTAGCGCTGGTTGAACGCGCCATCAGCCATTATCAGGAACAGCAGCAGCCGCGCAATATTCAGATCAACGGCCCGACAACCGACATCATCGGTGAAGCGCCGGCCATGCAGGATGTATTTCGTATTATCGGGCGGCTCTCGCGTTCCTCCATCAGCGTGTTGATTAACGGGGAGTCCGGGACGGGTAAAGAACTGGTCGCCCATGCCCTGCACCGCCACAGCCCACGCGCCAAAGCGCCGTTTATCGCGCTCAACATGGCGGCGATTCCGAAAGATTTGATCGAATCCGAGCTGTTTGGTCATGAAAAAGGGGCATTTACCGGAGCGAATACCATTCGTCAGGGACGCTTCGAACAGGCCGATGGCGGCACGCTGTTTCTTGATGAGATTGGCGATATGCCGCTGGATGTGCAGACCCGTCTTTTGCGCGTATTAGCCGACGGACAGTTTTATCGCGTTGGCGGCTATGCGCCGGTGAAGGTGGACGTGCGAATCATCGCCGCGACTCACCAGAACCTGGAACTGCGTGTGCAGGAAGGCAAGTTTCGTGAGGATTTATTCCATCGTCTGAACGTCATCCGCGTACACCTGCCGCCGTTGCGCGAGCGCCGGGAGGATATTCCGCGCCTGGCCCGCCACTTCCTGCAGGTTGCAGCGCGCGAACTGGGCGTAGAAGCTAAGTTATTGCACCCGGAAACCGAAGCGGCGCTGACGCGGCTGGCATGGCCGGGTAACGTTCGCCAACTGGAAAATACCTGTCGCTGGTTAACCGTAATGGCGGCTGGACAAGAGGTATTAATTCAGGATCTCCCCGCTGAACTGTTCGAAGCCACCGCGCCCGAAAGCCCGTCGCATCTCCAGCCGGACAGTTGGGCCACGCTTCTGGCGCAGTGGGCGGATCGGGCGCTGCGATCCGGTCATCAAAACCTGCTGTCGGAAGCGCAACCTGAAATGGAGCGCACGTTGCTGACCACAGCACTACGCCATACACAGGGCCATAAACAGGAAGCGGCACGCTTGCTCGGATGGGGGCGTAATACCCTGACGCGTAAGTTGAAAGAGCTGGGAATGGAGTAA
- a CDS encoding YshB family small membrane protein, with amino-acid sequence MLESIINLLSSGAVDSHTPQTAVAAVLCAALVGLFS; translated from the coding sequence ATGCTGGAATCGATTATAAATCTGCTATCAAGCGGAGCGGTCGACAGCCATACGCCACAAACTGCGGTTGCCGCAGTACTGTGCGCCGCGCTGGTTGGGCTGTTCAGCTAA